The DNA region TTTGCATCACTTATGTTCTTATTACTATAACTTAGATGTTTTAAAGTTCTCCAGAGTTCCTTAGGTTTAGctttattttctaatattttgttttttataaaatcTGCTTTAGTATTTTTAATACTAGTTTGAACTAAATTTCTAATTTTAACATAATCTTCATAAATATCTAAATGAGTTTTGTTGTTAGTGAACCTTTTTAGTAGCCTGTCTGGTTCACGCAGCAAACTAAGAATGTCTCCTGTCATCCATTCTTCAGTTCTTGATTTAATGCGGATACGCTTCATTGGAGCTATTTTATCTATTAGTGTTGTTATAAGGTACTGGtgaaaattattaaaagcaCTATTTACTTCGTTTGAGTTATACACGTTAGACCAGTCTATATTTTCagataatgtaaaattaagtaGTTCGGGtgtataattttttaaagaccGAAACTCGGCATATTTATGTTCGTTTAATTTAGCATGAGACTTTTTTCTAATACAAAAGGTGATGAAGTGGTCACTAAGACCGTATTTGAGTATACCACTATGAGTAATTGTGTGCTTGTTGTTACACAATATGTGATCTATcaatgttgatgatgttgacgTAATTCTGGATGGTTCTTTAATTATTTGGTCCATGCCATGATTATTCAGCAACTCTTCATACTGTTTTGTCAGGGGATTCTTTCGATCGAGaatgttgatattaaaatcACCTAATATAATGGTCTCTTTTTCATTGCCTCCAATTAGGGTGTTGAAATCCTCGATGAAGCAATGCTGATTTGGTGGTCGATAGACACACCCTATTAGAATAGGTTTAGACTTAGGTAAAAGTATGTCAATCCATACCGATTCCAGATTGCTGATTGCTGTTACAGGCACTTCATTAAAAGCAAGGCTatcttttatataaattaaagttCCACCATGAGCATCTGATTTTCTGTCACATCTGACAGAGCTGTAaccattcatttttatttcgtCGTCTGTGATTGACGTATGCAGCCATGTCTCAGTGACACAAATAACGTCTGCCTTGGTATTGACTGTAATTAGTTTGAGCTCAGAAAGTTTGGGCAGAAGGAATCTAGCATTAAGATGAATCAAATGTAGCCCTTTGTTCTTGAAAACTGCTAGATCAACAATGTCATTGATATTTTCTGGTCTTGGTACGTTAATGTTGCCAGAGTCGACAATCTCCGTatccataataattatatggAGAAATTTGAAGGATTAGGCAGCGTGGGCATATCCAATTTAGAGAACACTTTTGCTTTAGATCAATTCGTCCGCATTTCAAATGACAGTCCTTAAGACAATCAGTACATTGAACATAGCGATGATTTCTTGCCACAGGGCGTTCACAAACTGCACAAGGATTCTTGACAGGACCAGGATTTGTCTCGATGTCTCCTGCCGTAATTAATGTTCCATTAAATGTAGCGGTGTGATTGGTATAGTAAATACAGGGAGCTCCATATGATACCTATTTCGTAATTGGCTGGATTGGAAGTTGGCTAGGCCCACTTTGTTTACATCTGTGAGTGAGCCAAACCCCTGATAAGGGGCTTCTCGAAGGCTGCCAAAAGTTAGTAGCCACACcaaacctaggcctagcaagatcATGTTTCCTTGGcttta from Antedon mediterranea chromosome 2, ecAntMedi1.1, whole genome shotgun sequence includes:
- the LOC140039413 gene encoding uncharacterized protein, whose amino-acid sequence is MDTEIVDSGNINVPRPENINDIVDLAVFKNKGLHLIHLNARFLLPKLSELKLITVNTKADVICVTETWLHTSITDDEIKMNGYSSVRCDRKSDAHGGTLIYIKDSLAFNEVPVTAISNLESVWIDILLPKSKPILIGCVYRPPNQHCFIEDFNTLIGGNEKETIILGDFNINILDRKNPLTKQYEELLNNHGMDQIIKEPSRITSTSSTLIDHILCNNKHTITHSGILKYGLSDHFITFCIRKKSHAKLNEHKYAEFRSLKNYTPELLNFTLSENIDWSNVYNSNEVNSAFNNFHQYLITTLIDKIAPMKRIRIKSRTEEWMTGDILSLLREPDRLLKRFTNNKTHLDIYEDYVKIRNLVQTSIKNTKADFIKNKILENKAKPKELWRTLKHLSYSNKNISDAKIVLKNGDSTIKGIATEFNRFFTHVAQDLRNKLPQQSNQSTRF